The following proteins are encoded in a genomic region of Desulfosporosinus youngiae DSM 17734:
- a CDS encoding HutP family protein translates to MIHCSSLGKTALLIAMAEGNETDDYVSLAREKGFDVVTGKVGSMDVQKIIAAVETAAKRQGLTDDSYRSQHALYHAILDALQGLGRGPLQLGNILRTVGLRFAIVKGPRTLEDLDDLWIAVSMYGMIGAPIKGHEHEVCGLGINHL, encoded by the coding sequence ATGATTCATTGTTCATCTTTAGGCAAAACGGCCTTACTGATTGCTATGGCCGAAGGAAATGAAACTGACGATTATGTTTCTCTTGCTCGGGAAAAGGGTTTCGATGTGGTAACGGGTAAGGTGGGCTCTATGGACGTGCAAAAGATTATCGCGGCCGTTGAAACTGCAGCTAAACGCCAGGGTTTGACCGATGACAGTTATCGTTCTCAACATGCACTTTATCATGCTATTCTTGATGCTTTGCAGGGGTTGGGCCGGGGGCCTCTTCAATTGGGAAATATTTTGCGTACAGTAGGACTTCGCTTTGCTATTGTCAAAGGGCCGCGCACGCTGGAGGATTTAGATGACCTTTGGATTGCTGTCAGCATGTATGGAATGATTGGCGCCCCGATTAAAGGGCATGAACATGAGGTTTGCGGTTTAGGAATAAATCATTTGTAA
- the hutH gene encoding histidine ammonia-lyase → MSVVLAEKAKVTLDGETLTLEQVVAVARYGAQVELHPAAKEKVLKSREYVDQLIEGNQTVYGITTGFGKFSDVLISKDDAKKLQRNLIMSHATGVGEPLSPEVVRGILLLRANALAKGFSGIRLSTLQALLNMLNAGIVPVVPEKGSLGASGDLAPLSHMVLVLLGEGEAFYKERRMSGREALALAKLEPVVLEGKEGLALINGTQVMTAIAALAVWDAEILCESATITAALTLEALEGILKAFDPKIHAARPHQGQIAVAQQIRRLTEGSTFVADEQHPRVQDAYALRCVAQVHGPSQEAVAYAKKIVEIEINSATDNPLIFPEENTVLSGGNFHGQPIALAMDFLGIAVAELANIAERRLERLVNPNLSGLPAFLTPNGGLNSGFMIVQYSAASLVSENKVLAHPASVDSIPSSGNQEDHVSMGTIAARKARSIIENTAHVLGMELLAACQGLDLRAGKGELKLGKGSEGAYRLVRSKVAALEEDRVMYTDINAAKELVSSGKLVASVGFELARKGN, encoded by the coding sequence ATGAGCGTAGTATTAGCAGAAAAAGCCAAAGTGACTTTAGATGGTGAAACCCTTACCTTAGAGCAAGTAGTTGCGGTTGCACGGTACGGTGCCCAGGTGGAATTACATCCTGCAGCTAAGGAAAAAGTCCTGAAATCCCGGGAGTATGTGGATCAGTTAATTGAAGGAAATCAAACAGTCTATGGAATTACCACGGGCTTCGGCAAGTTCAGCGATGTCCTGATTTCCAAAGATGATGCTAAGAAGTTACAACGCAACCTTATTATGAGTCATGCAACCGGAGTAGGGGAGCCCCTATCGCCGGAGGTCGTGAGAGGAATTTTACTTCTGAGAGCAAATGCTTTAGCAAAAGGCTTTTCAGGTATTCGTCTTTCAACTTTGCAGGCCTTGCTTAACATGCTGAATGCAGGAATTGTGCCTGTTGTACCAGAGAAAGGATCACTTGGCGCAAGCGGTGATTTAGCTCCTTTATCCCATATGGTTTTAGTTTTGCTTGGAGAGGGGGAAGCGTTCTATAAGGAGCGCCGCATGAGCGGGCGGGAAGCCTTGGCCCTGGCCAAGCTAGAACCTGTGGTTCTGGAAGGAAAAGAGGGGCTGGCTCTTATTAACGGTACTCAGGTCATGACAGCCATCGCAGCCTTGGCCGTCTGGGATGCTGAGATTCTTTGTGAATCGGCAACCATTACAGCCGCTTTAACCCTTGAAGCCCTTGAGGGTATTCTCAAGGCTTTTGATCCGAAAATTCATGCGGCACGTCCTCACCAGGGACAAATTGCTGTGGCGCAGCAAATCCGTCGGCTCACGGAAGGCAGCACGTTTGTCGCGGATGAACAGCACCCCAGAGTGCAGGATGCCTATGCACTCCGCTGTGTTGCTCAGGTTCATGGCCCTTCCCAGGAAGCAGTTGCGTATGCCAAAAAGATCGTGGAAATCGAGATCAATTCTGCCACAGATAATCCTTTGATTTTCCCGGAAGAAAATACCGTGCTCTCGGGAGGGAATTTTCACGGTCAGCCTATTGCTTTAGCCATGGACTTTCTTGGCATTGCGGTGGCAGAGCTTGCTAATATCGCTGAACGCCGCCTGGAGCGTTTAGTTAATCCAAACCTAAGTGGCCTGCCGGCGTTTTTGACCCCCAACGGAGGGCTGAATTCCGGGTTTATGATTGTGCAGTATTCTGCAGCCTCGTTGGTTTCCGAAAACAAGGTTTTAGCCCATCCGGCCAGTGTCGATTCCATTCCTTCTTCGGGTAACCAGGAAGACCATGTAAGTATGGGAACGATTGCAGCCCGTAAGGCTCGAAGTATTATAGAGAATACGGCTCATGTATTGGGGATGGAACTTTTAGCTGCCTGCCAGGGCTTGGATCTGAGAGCCGGGAAAGGAGAACTTAAACTCGGAAAAGGAAGCGAAGGTGCTTATCGGCTTGTCCGGTCAAAAGTGGCTGCTCTTGAAGAAGATCGTGTTATGTATACGGATATTAATGCGGCTAAAGAGTTGGTTTCCTCGGGGAAGTTAGTTGCTTCCGTGGGTTTTGAATTGGCCCGAAAAGGGAATTGA
- a CDS encoding metal-sensitive transcriptional regulator: MNSDEKQAHTCSVCGNESMGQGERKSHHDEKTIKELTTRMNRIEGQVRGIKGMIERHVYCDDILNQISSAQSALDGAARLLLEKHMKSCVKERLQGGEDQVVDEVLKTIFRMIR, from the coding sequence ATGAATTCTGATGAAAAGCAGGCACATACCTGCTCAGTTTGTGGCAATGAATCCATGGGTCAAGGGGAACGGAAAAGTCATCATGACGAGAAAACGATTAAAGAACTTACAACTCGCATGAATCGTATTGAAGGGCAAGTACGTGGTATTAAAGGTATGATCGAACGACATGTTTATTGTGACGATATCCTGAATCAGATCTCTTCCGCTCAATCTGCTTTGGATGGGGCTGCCCGGCTGCTGCTGGAAAAACATATGAAATCATGTGTTAAGGAGCGGCTCCAAGGGGGCGAGGATCAGGTTGTAGATGAGGTTTTGAAGACAATCTTTCGCATGATTCGCTAA
- a CDS encoding heavy metal translocating P-type ATPase: protein MTEHAKQEPKEIHVYGMMCQHCVNHVTKILEKYPSVQEVQVSLEDSKVAFTWDPAQVNLADVEKEIVEAGYSLVPPADGQDEPKLDQENRDNPDEKNQMPQDDQENLAKPDNPEKATETMGVTAAAEKKQLFKISGMTCANCALTIEKGLKAMPGVKSAAVNFASEKLTVETDPDVVNDDDLLAKIKDLGYAAQSADEGKQQFRVGGMTCANCALAIEKKLKGTQGVRSVAVNLASETVTVEFDPGVVTMREIFEQVRDAGYTPIENEEDNQDDRAAVKQRNWLIFSGILSLPIMPLMFLPMSASLMYTMLILATIVQFTAGWTFYRGAYHALKNRSANMDVLVAIGITAAYGYSLMTTLHMFIPSLFFEGPNFFDTSALLITFVRFGKYLEAKAKGRAGQALKRLLELQADKAHLLVDGEVKEVAASELKIGDITIVKSGERIPVDGEIIEGTASIDEAMLTGESIPVDKGVGDPVIGATINRSGSIKVKTTKTGKDTVLSGIIKMVEDAQGVKPPIQRLADKISNYFVPAVVAISVLTYLIWYVALDSTFVFAFTAAIAVLVIACPCALGLATPTAIMVGSGVGLNRGILFKSAAVLEGIAHLQAVGFDKTGTLTKGTPEVTDILPYSDYTRDEVLKIAAAGENPSIHPLAQAVVAEAKKEEIPVHEVGEYHEEAGYGVACVYEGQPLLIGNLKLMHKYKVDVKDSEQDFLRLAESGRTTSFIALGGQVIGLIALADVVKESTKEAVARLHRLGLKTFMITGDNKKVANVVGEQVGIDDVIAEILPQDKISIIKKYQDQGFKVAMVGDGINDAPALAQADIGIAIGSGTDVAKETGDVVLVRNDLLDVERAIRLGRRTLRKIKQNLFWALIYNAIGIPIAAGVLYPVTGQLLPPEWAGLAMAFSSVSVVTSSLLLRRYDTRLAD, encoded by the coding sequence ATGACGGAACACGCGAAACAAGAACCTAAAGAAATTCATGTTTATGGGATGATGTGCCAGCATTGTGTCAACCATGTCACTAAGATTCTTGAAAAGTATCCCAGTGTGCAGGAAGTTCAGGTATCGTTAGAGGATTCGAAGGTTGCCTTTACTTGGGATCCCGCTCAGGTCAATCTGGCAGATGTTGAGAAAGAAATAGTGGAGGCGGGTTATTCCTTGGTGCCTCCGGCAGATGGACAAGATGAGCCGAAGCTGGATCAAGAGAACCGGGATAATCCTGATGAAAAGAATCAGATGCCTCAGGATGACCAGGAGAACTTGGCAAAGCCCGATAACCCGGAGAAAGCAACTGAAACAATGGGTGTGACTGCCGCTGCGGAAAAAAAGCAGCTCTTTAAAATTAGTGGGATGACTTGCGCTAATTGTGCTTTGACCATTGAAAAAGGTCTTAAGGCCATGCCTGGTGTAAAATCGGCCGCTGTCAATTTTGCTTCCGAAAAACTTACAGTGGAAACAGACCCTGATGTTGTAAACGATGATGATCTCCTGGCGAAGATCAAGGATCTGGGCTATGCTGCTCAGAGCGCAGATGAAGGAAAGCAGCAATTTAGAGTGGGCGGTATGACCTGTGCAAATTGTGCCTTAGCCATTGAAAAGAAACTTAAGGGTACTCAGGGAGTCCGGAGCGTGGCTGTTAATTTAGCGAGCGAAACTGTGACAGTGGAGTTTGACCCCGGTGTTGTGACTATGAGGGAAATTTTCGAACAGGTTCGGGATGCCGGATATACTCCCATTGAGAATGAAGAGGATAATCAGGATGACCGGGCTGCGGTCAAACAGCGCAATTGGCTCATTTTCAGCGGAATTCTCTCGTTGCCTATCATGCCGCTTATGTTTCTGCCCATGTCTGCTTCCTTAATGTATACAATGCTTATTTTAGCAACTATCGTTCAGTTTACGGCTGGCTGGACATTTTATCGCGGTGCTTACCATGCCTTAAAAAACCGCTCCGCTAATATGGATGTCTTAGTGGCCATTGGGATTACAGCCGCTTATGGTTACAGTTTGATGACAACCCTTCATATGTTTATTCCCTCACTATTTTTTGAAGGACCCAACTTCTTTGATACATCGGCTTTATTGATAACCTTTGTACGCTTTGGAAAATATCTGGAGGCTAAAGCCAAAGGACGAGCGGGTCAGGCCCTGAAACGGCTGTTGGAATTGCAGGCCGACAAAGCCCATTTATTGGTCGATGGTGAAGTTAAGGAAGTGGCGGCCTCCGAGCTGAAAATCGGGGATATTACGATTGTTAAGTCCGGGGAACGAATACCTGTCGATGGCGAGATTATTGAAGGAACTGCGAGCATTGATGAAGCGATGCTGACTGGGGAATCCATTCCCGTTGACAAAGGGGTAGGGGACCCTGTAATCGGGGCTACCATTAATCGTTCGGGCAGCATCAAAGTTAAAACCACTAAAACAGGTAAGGATACCGTTCTTTCCGGAATTATTAAAATGGTAGAAGATGCTCAGGGCGTAAAGCCACCGATTCAGCGTTTGGCGGATAAGATCTCAAATTATTTTGTGCCGGCGGTGGTTGCCATTTCAGTGCTGACCTATCTGATCTGGTATGTTGCGTTAGATAGTACGTTTGTCTTTGCCTTTACGGCGGCAATTGCGGTTTTAGTGATCGCTTGCCCTTGTGCACTGGGTTTGGCTACTCCTACAGCGATTATGGTTGGCAGCGGCGTAGGATTAAACCGGGGTATATTATTTAAGTCTGCTGCAGTACTCGAAGGGATTGCCCATTTGCAAGCCGTTGGATTTGATAAAACGGGAACGCTGACTAAGGGAACACCCGAAGTAACGGATATCTTGCCCTATTCAGATTACACAAGAGACGAGGTTCTTAAAATTGCGGCCGCCGGTGAAAATCCCTCGATTCATCCATTGGCTCAGGCTGTGGTCGCAGAAGCTAAGAAGGAAGAAATTCCAGTGCACGAAGTTGGAGAGTATCATGAAGAGGCGGGATATGGTGTTGCCTGTGTCTATGAAGGGCAGCCCCTGCTCATTGGCAACCTTAAATTAATGCACAAGTACAAGGTAGATGTTAAAGACTCGGAACAGGATTTTCTGCGTCTTGCCGAATCGGGCAGAACGACGAGCTTTATTGCCTTAGGCGGCCAGGTCATCGGACTTATCGCCTTAGCCGATGTCGTGAAGGAAAGTACCAAAGAGGCCGTAGCAAGGCTTCATCGCCTGGGCTTAAAGACGTTCATGATTACCGGGGACAATAAAAAAGTCGCCAATGTTGTTGGCGAGCAGGTTGGAATAGATGATGTGATCGCGGAAATATTGCCCCAAGATAAGATTAGTATTATTAAGAAATATCAGGACCAGGGTTTTAAAGTCGCCATGGTAGGGGATGGCATTAATGATGCGCCGGCCTTGGCTCAAGCAGATATAGGAATTGCCATCGGATCAGGGACGGATGTGGCCAAAGAAACCGGGGACGTTGTCCTGGTTCGCAACGACCTCCTTGATGTTGAACGGGCCATTCGTTTAGGCCGAAGAACTTTGCGTAAAATAAAACAGAATCTTTTTTGGGCTTTGATTTATAATGCGATTGGTATTCCAATTGCAGCGGGTGTTCTCTATCCGGTAACCGGACAACTGTTGCCCCCGGAATGGGCAGGGCTGGCGATGGCGTTTTCGTCCGTGTCCGTGGTGACAAGTTCTCTCTTGTTAAGAAGGTATGACACGAGGCTGGCGGACTAG
- a CDS encoding CopZ family metallochaperone, which translates to MSQTILKIEGMTCNHCKMRAEKALQGVSGVESVNVDLANKEAIVTGDAERADLVKAVVNAGYSVKD; encoded by the coding sequence ATGAGCCAAACCATCCTGAAGATTGAAGGTATGACTTGCAACCATTGTAAAATGCGAGCAGAAAAAGCTCTGCAAGGGGTAAGCGGTGTTGAAAGCGTGAATGTTGATCTGGCAAACAAGGAAGCTATTGTAACCGGAGATGCTGAGCGTGCGGATCTTGTTAAAGCAGTCGTTAATGCCGGCTATAGTGTTAAAGACTAA
- a CDS encoding alpha/beta-type small acid-soluble spore protein: protein MAGERSTNTPATQGAAQSLDQFKYEVANEMGLQLGGDRTSRENGSVGGQMTKRMIQFAEEHLKGGTKI from the coding sequence ATGGCAGGAGAAAGAAGTACTAACACACCAGCAACTCAAGGTGCAGCACAATCATTGGATCAGTTCAAGTATGAAGTAGCAAATGAAATGGGCCTTCAATTAGGCGGCGACCGCACAAGCCGCGAGAATGGATCAGTAGGCGGTCAAATGACCAAACGTATGATTCAGTTTGCTGAGGAACATCTTAAGGGTGGAACCAAAATCTAA
- the trhA gene encoding PAQR family membrane homeostasis protein TrhA — protein sequence MSLKMKEPVNTWTHFVLFMAAIVGLVFLIILSKHNISKLITMTIYGVSMILLYGASSLYHWVRTTPQKELLLKKVDHIAIYLLIAGSYTPVFYYGLEGAWRWAMLCVVWALAIIGMLLKIWFIGAPRYVSSAFYVSLGWIALVPFFQLVKNLPIGAIILMAVGGVTYTIGAIIYATKIFDFFPKRFGFHEIFHLFIGVGSIVHYIMILLYIIPMAG from the coding sequence ATGAGCTTGAAAATGAAGGAACCGGTGAACACTTGGACACATTTTGTCCTGTTTATGGCGGCAATTGTAGGACTTGTGTTTCTGATTATCTTAAGTAAGCATAACATCTCCAAACTTATTACCATGACGATTTATGGAGTAAGTATGATTTTGCTTTACGGGGCGAGCTCCCTTTATCATTGGGTTCGAACCACCCCTCAAAAAGAACTTCTCCTGAAAAAGGTGGACCATATAGCCATTTATTTGTTAATTGCCGGCTCCTATACACCGGTTTTTTACTACGGATTAGAAGGAGCGTGGCGTTGGGCGATGCTCTGTGTTGTTTGGGCTTTGGCGATCATTGGAATGCTCTTGAAAATTTGGTTTATCGGTGCCCCAAGATATGTTTCTTCAGCTTTTTATGTTTCCTTAGGCTGGATCGCGTTAGTTCCCTTCTTCCAGCTGGTTAAGAATTTGCCGATTGGTGCGATCATTCTTATGGCCGTAGGCGGAGTTACATATACCATAGGTGCCATCATATATGCCACAAAGATCTTTGATTTCTTTCCGAAACGGTTTGGTTTTCATGAAATATTTCATCTGTTTATTGGAGTCGGAAGTATCGTGCATTATATTATGATATTGTTATATATCATACCGATGGCGGGGTAG
- a CDS encoding YbjN domain-containing protein produces MSLFRVLYEILSQNGWEFDFDNKNGIIKLEIRGINTDFHAFLFVDEEQESLLCNTHIKQTIPASKRLEVCDFMSRVNYELANGNLEMDMENGEIRYRTFLDLSDAQPSQDQILNIVWNGVLGFDTYYPGLMKLVYGDYSAEEAVAFCIEDI; encoded by the coding sequence ATGTCCTTATTTCGGGTGCTCTATGAGATTCTAAGTCAAAACGGTTGGGAATTTGATTTTGACAACAAAAATGGAATCATCAAACTTGAGATTCGCGGCATAAATACAGATTTTCACGCTTTCCTTTTTGTTGATGAAGAGCAGGAATCTCTGCTTTGCAACACCCATATTAAGCAAACGATCCCCGCCTCTAAACGCCTTGAAGTCTGCGATTTTATGAGCCGGGTTAATTACGAACTAGCCAATGGCAACTTAGAAATGGATATGGAAAATGGTGAGATACGATATCGCACATTCCTGGATCTCTCTGACGCACAGCCTTCTCAAGATCAAATACTGAATATTGTTTGGAACGGGGTACTGGGATTTGATACCTATTACCCGGGCTTAATGAAGCTCGTCTATGGAGATTACAGTGCGGAAGAGGCGGTAGCCTTTTGCATTGAGGATATTTAA
- a CDS encoding cache domain-containing protein yields MSSIKHQILMLMIGSLVVLATTLIFVLGWHLKLRAVDAAIVKAETDLATCMEIIRLKNPGPWHVKGGLLYKGEAQISHQTELVDYLAELTGDTVTLFLGDTRVATTVRNIHGERAIGTKVSDAVAQTVLKNGQVYLGEANVVGEHYQTAYEPIRDSNGDIIGIFYVGISRSYTQAFIVNSLILLAVIGLGATLIVALLTWFFIQKVIINPLRDITLGTRNVATGHATGKVDVTGPKEIGDLALAFNQMVERLGDIADEMSKVSMHRDLPIEKETSSSQKIEEAEESMTEVQKNNNFNFSQQVLPKGLNELTLKQILSFLCETNEPVSAEIVAEGVNLTRVTVRRYLEFLEQGRVVTSELKYGTVGRPVKLFHPVLNLSIKDFE; encoded by the coding sequence TTGAGTTCAATAAAACATCAAATTCTTATGCTGATGATTGGTTCACTGGTTGTCCTGGCAACGACGTTAATCTTCGTATTAGGCTGGCATTTGAAACTTCGGGCGGTCGATGCGGCCATCGTCAAAGCTGAAACCGACCTGGCAACCTGCATGGAAATTATTCGTTTAAAAAATCCTGGTCCCTGGCATGTAAAAGGTGGACTGCTTTACAAAGGGGAAGCTCAAATTTCTCATCAAACAGAACTTGTAGATTATTTAGCGGAACTGACAGGAGATACGGTTACTCTTTTTCTTGGGGATACCAGAGTTGCCACGACTGTGCGGAATATACATGGTGAAAGAGCTATCGGAACCAAGGTCTCGGATGCGGTAGCACAAACGGTTTTAAAAAATGGGCAGGTTTACCTTGGTGAAGCAAACGTTGTCGGAGAACATTATCAGACGGCTTATGAGCCTATTCGTGATAGCAACGGGGATATTATCGGTATCTTTTATGTGGGAATTTCAAGAAGCTATACTCAGGCTTTCATAGTTAATTCGTTGATTCTATTAGCTGTGATTGGCTTAGGAGCGACGTTAATCGTTGCTTTATTAACTTGGTTCTTCATCCAAAAAGTTATTATTAATCCTCTCCGGGACATTACCCTGGGAACGCGTAATGTGGCTACCGGACATGCCACTGGGAAAGTTGATGTCACTGGTCCTAAGGAGATTGGAGATTTGGCGCTTGCCTTTAACCAAATGGTTGAACGTCTGGGTGATATTGCTGATGAAATGAGTAAGGTTTCCATGCACAGAGACTTGCCCATAGAAAAAGAAACTTCCTCGTCTCAGAAAATCGAAGAGGCAGAAGAAAGTATGACTGAAGTTCAGAAGAATAATAATTTCAACTTCAGTCAACAAGTCTTGCCTAAAGGACTAAATGAGCTTACACTCAAGCAAATATTATCCTTTTTATGTGAAACAAACGAACCGGTTTCGGCTGAAATAGTTGCCGAGGGAGTAAATTTGACCAGAGTTACCGTGCGCAGATATCTGGAGTTTCTGGAACAGGGCAGAGTCGTGACATCTGAATTAAAATATGGAACTGTAGGGAGACCAGTAAAATTGTTCCATCCGGTGCTTAATCTAAGTATTAAGGATTTTGAGTGA